One window of the Corticium candelabrum chromosome 7, ooCorCand1.1, whole genome shotgun sequence genome contains the following:
- the LOC134182572 gene encoding uncharacterized protein LOC134182572 — protein sequence MKPYKSRPVHLTSNERSEVICQPIGNLQHDKTDPGRDKGSKEWECCSGDVDQLENGSDDDMDQLENGSDDDMDQLENDNEDSMGEDHNGDDAVRIQSPVRNRRRPQRYGDYLMHSDIDSSMDSD from the coding sequence ATGAAACCATACAAGTCAAGGCCCGTACATCTCACATCGAATGAACGATCGGAAGTGATATGTCAACCGATTGGTAATCTCCAACACGATAAGACGGATCCTGGACGGGATAAAGGGTCCAAGGAATGGGAATGTTGTTCAGGAGACGTTGACCAACTGGAGAATGGCAGCGATGACGATATGGACCAACTGGAGAATGGCAGCGATGACGATATGGACCAACTGGAGAATGATAACGAAGACAGTATGGGTGAAGACCACAATGGTGATGATGCAGTTCGAATCCAAAGTCCCGTCCGCAATCGACGTCGCCCACAGCGATACGGAGATTACCTAATGCATTCCGACATTGATTCTAGTATGGACTCTGATTAA